The Saccharothrix violaceirubra genome segment TCCTGTTCTGCGGGATCTTCCTGGGAACAGCCCCCGCTCAGGCCGTCACCGGAGCCGTGACGGCCAACGCCACCGTGGACGGCCGGCCGGTGGGCGAGGACACGCTGCTCCTCGACCCCGCGAAGACCGCGAAGATCTCCGTGACCGTCCACAATGGAACATCGGACGCGCTGCACGTCAAGACCATCCGCCTCGCCGGCACCGCGTTGGCGCTCACGTTCTTCGCCTACGACACCGCGTTGCCCTTCGACGTCCCCGCCGGGCAGAGCGTCACCCGGTCGTTCGTGCTCGACCTCGCCGACCTCGACGGCCAGGCCACCGGCCTGCTGCCCACCGAACTGAGCCTGCTCGACGGCGAACGCGACGCGATCGCCGTCATCGACACCACGGGCGACGTGCGCGGATCGGCATGGTCGGTCTACGGGATCTTCGGCCTGTCCGTGCTGGCACTGACCCTGCTCGCGTGGGCGGGCGCGCTGTTCGCCCTGGCCCGGCGTCGGTTGCCGGCGAACCGGTGGCAGCGCGCGACGCGGTTCCTGCCCGCCGGGATCGGCACCGGCCTGGTGGCCGTGATCTCGCTCTCGGTGCTGCGGGTGATCGCGCCGTCGCCCGCCGCCGAGATCCCGTTCATCCTCGGCGCCGCGGCCGTCGCGCTCGCGCTCGGCTACCTCACGCCGCACCCGGACGACCCGGCGCCGGAAACCGAACCGGAGCCCGGATCGACGACCCGGACGACGGTGTCCACCACCACGACAGCCACCACCCCGGCGACCACCCCGGCCACCGCGACGCTCCGCACCACGACCGCGAACGTCGACCCCGAGGCCACGGTGCGCCTGACCCGCCCGATGCCGCCCGGTGGTGCGGCATGACCACCCCGACGCCGAACGTCGCCGCCGCGCTGCCGCACTACGACCTCGGTCCGCAGATCGGCCGAGGCGGGATGGGCGTCGTGTACTCGGCCGTGCACCGTCCGCTCAACCGGCCGGTCGCGATCAAGCGGCTGCCCGGCGTGCTCGCCGAGGACGAGCGGATGAGCGCCCGGTTCGAGCACGAGGCCCGGCTGCTGGCCCGGCTCGACCACCCGCACATCGTGCCGGTCTACGACTACGTGCGCGATCGCGGCGAACACCTGCTGGTGATGGAGAAGCTCGACGGCGGCACGGTGTGGTCGCGGTTCACCGCCGAGGGCTTCACGCCCGCGCGGTCGTGCGCGCTGGTACTGGCGATGCTCTCCGGTCTGCACGCCGCGCACGGCGCGGGCGTCCTGCACCTGGACATCAAGCCGAAGAACCTGCTCTTCACGGCCCAAGGCGTGCTCAAGGTCGCGGACTTCGGCATCTCCCAGGTGGTCAGCGAAGGCGCGACCCTGGTCACGCACGCCGGCCAGGTGCTGGGTACGCCCGCCTACCTGTCGCCCGAGCAGGCGCTGGGCAACCCGCTCACGCCCGCCGCCGACGTCTACGGCGCGGGCACCGTGCTGTACGAGCTGCTCAGCGGGCGCCTGCCGTTCGACAGCGGCGGCGGCGCGCTGGCCATGATCCAACGTCACGTGCACCAGGACCCGCGCCCGCTCGGCGAGGTGCCCGAGCCGCTCGCGTCCGTGGTGATGCGTGCGATCCAGCGCGAACCCCGGCACCGCTACCGCAACGCCGAGACGTTCGCGATCGACCTCGCGGGCGCGGCGGCGGCCGTGTTCGGCCGCGAGTGGCTGGTGCGCGCGGGCGTGCCGGTGCACCTGACGCCGCAGGTCGCCGCCGCGAGTTCACGTCCGGCACCCGACCCGGCCGAACGTCGCGACACGCTCGACGTGCCGGTGCGCGCCACGATCGTCGAGCAGGTGCCGCCGGTGGTGCGGTTCGGCCAGGAGACCCTGGTGCCCGCGCACGAACTGCTGGAGACCCGCCCCGCGCGGTGGTTCGCGCTGGCCGCCGCGTTGCTCGCGGTGCTGCTGGTCGTGCTGCCGTTCGCCCTGCCCGACCGCGAGCTGCCGCCGCTGTCGGCCGACCTCGGCCGACCCGTGCCCGTGATGGTCCCGGCGGACACGACTACCGCGCGGTTGGACGTCCGACTGGCCGGGTTCCAGGTGGCCGAGGCGGCCGGCACGATCGAGAACGGCGCGGCCGTGTTCGAGCTGCCGGGCGCGGCCCGGTGGATCGTCGGCGGCGCGGTGGACGCCGAGGTCACCACGAACACGGGCGGCAAGTCGTACTCGCTGCGCCCGACCCCGAACCCGATGATCAGCATCATGGGTGTCGGCAGCGCGGTCCTGCTGCTGTTCACGGTGGCGTACCTGGAGTCGCTGCTCAGGTCGGTGCGCCGGCGTCGGGCGGGCACGGCGGCGATCGTCGCGTCGGCACCGCTGGGGTTCGGGCTCGGCGTGGCCGTGCTGTTCCTGCCCTCGGTGCTGATGCGCCACGAGCCCCAGCTGACGCCCGCGTTGGCCTGCGGTGTGCTGGGCGCGGGCGCGGCCGTCTGCCTGACGATCGCCACCCGGCGGCTCAGCTCCCGTGTGCGGCGCAGCCCAGCGGGAACGTGACACGCACGGAGAAGCCGCCGTCTTCGCTGGGACCGGCCTCGAACACGCCGTTGAGCAGCGCGGCCCGTTCACGCAGGCCGACCAGGCCGTGGCCGCCGCCGGGCAGTCGCCGGCGGTCCGGGTGCGCGGACGGTTCGTTGTGGACCTCCACCCGCAGCTCCTCGCCGACCGCGGCGATGCGCACCGACGTGGCCGCGCCGTCGGCGTGCTTGCGGACGTTGGTCAGTGCTTCCTGCACGGTTCGGTAGACCGCACCGGAGACCGGCGCGGGCAGCGAGTCCACCTCGACGGCCAGGCGGACCGGGAACCCGGCGCCCGCGACGAGCTGGGGCAGGTCTTCGATCCGGGGCTGCGGCGAGTCGTCGCCGTTGGTCGTGCGCAGGACGCTGACGAGCTGGCGCAGCTCCTCCAACGTCCGCGTGCTCAGGGTGCGGATGGTGCCCGCGACCTGTTTCGCGTTCGGGTCGGCCGCCGCCATCCGGAGGGCGCCCGCCTGCATGGCGATGAGGCTGACCTGGTGCGACACCACGTCGTGCATCTCACGGGCCAGTCGGGCGCGTTCGTCCGCACGGACGGCGTGCGCGTGCAGCATGCGCTCGCGCTCCCGGCTCTCGGCGAGTTCCGCGATGCGCGCGGAGAGCTGTTCGCGGGCGTGCGCCAGGAGGCCGATCGCGATCGGCATGCCGGCCACGATGCAGCCGTAGATCGCGTCGTGCACGTGGGTGCGCCAGTCGAGCTTGAGGAACTCGTCCACCGGCCACAGGAAGAACCGGGACATCCAGACCATGGCCGCGCCGACGTAGGTCGGTGTGGTCAGCAGTTTGCGGCGGGCCAGCGTGCCCAACGCGATCATGGCCGCCAACTGCGCCCACCCGGCGAAGAAGCCCGGGAACGTGACCAGCACGACCAGGAACGGGAACCGGCGGCGGAAGGCGACCGCGGCCACCGCGATGATCGACAGAACCCACTGGTAAGGCTGGGATTCCGGGACCACGCGTAGTGAGACGTCCAGCGCGGCGACCACCACCGCGGCCACGTCGAAGATCCATTGGCGGCGTCGGGTGAATGTCAGGCCCCGGGCAGCACTGGTCGCCCGCTGCGCGGGGACGTCCGTGTACCCGGCGCCGGGCAGCATCTCGACAGCGTCGCCGGTCAGGGTCCGACCTCCCGCTTCAGCCATCCGCCGGTTGTCACCGTACTGCGCCGCCGTGACGCTTGGCATGACCCGTCCTCCGTGCCGACCTGCCCACCCTCACCCAACGAGACGTGCCGGTTACGCGAACGGGACGCTCGGGGGCGGACAAAGTTGCGACTGCGAACGCTTATCCGGCTTCCGTACGGATGACAGACGGCTTTGTTCGGGGTACAGGGGTGGTTGGGCGTCGGCGGTCGGGATGTGCCGCTTGTCGTCGGGTCGGGTCTCTGGCGTGCCCAGCGGTCGCTCTCCGCCGGGCAGGCGGCCGGGGCAGGTGGCGGGGGTCGGGTGGCGTGCGGCCGGTGCGTGCGCCTCGGGTCCGTGGTGGTCGTGTCCGGTGAACCTTCCTCGGGGTGGTGTGGTCGGGCACTAGCCTGGGATGGTGGGACTCGATCTGTTCGCGGGGCTGCCTGTCGGCGATTACGCCGGGGCGCTGGACTGGTACGGGAAGCTGTTCGGCGGGCCTCCTTCCTTTGTCGTTTCCGACACCGAAGCGGTGTGGGAGTTGGCCGACCATCGGTCCGTCTACGTCGAGCACCTGCCCGGGCGGGCCGGGGGTGCGATGGTGACGCTCTTCGTCGACGACCTTGACGAGAGGGTCACGGCGGCGTCGGCACGCGGGGTCGAGCCGTCCTCGCGCGAGACCTACGCCAACGGGGTCCGGAAGGTCGTCTACGTCGATCCCGACGGCAACGAGATCGGATTCGGCGGGGCACCGGTCGCGGTCTAGGCAGGTCTGTGTCTCCGTCGGTCGTCGGTCGTCGGTCGTCGGTCGCTCGTAGGCCGGTGGCCGGTCACCGGTGGAGGTCGGCGGAGTCGGCCGGTGGCCCGGATCGATGGTCAGGATCGGTCGGGTCCGGCGGGCGGGACCTGCGGATCGTCGTTGCCGGACTTCATGAAGTCCGACCGGCAGTCCGGACAGCACACCCCCACCCCGACTCGTCGAGCCGCGGCCATCGCGTTCTCAAGCGCGTTCCGGCTCCGCGTACCTTCGACCGGCCGTGTCGAAGGTCGTGGAATCCGTTGTGCCGCACCGGATCGGGTGTCGGGTGTCCGGTTCCGTGGTCAGTCGCCTGAGGCACCCCAGAAGCGCAGGGACGTCGGGGTGCCCGCCTCGTCGTACAGGACCGCGCACCGGCCCTGCCAGCGGGTGGTCGCCAAGTCGTCCAGGAGTGCGGCGAACTCCACCGTCGGTCTGGAGTGGCCCAGGTGGGCCTCGACCTCCTCGGGCGTCACCACCGAGACCGTGAACGACTTCGGTTTCTCGTTCGGTGGTTGTACGCGGAACATGTCGAGGATCGAGTGGGTGCCGCACTCGTGCTCGATGTCGTCCGCCCACACCTCGGCGATCGTCGCGGGGCGGGGGCCGCCGCACCAGTGGAACCGGCCCGAGGCGAACACCTCGGCCTTCAAACGGTCCAGTGCCGCGTCGAAGTCGCCCTCGTAGGGCACCACGTACTGCCAGATCGTCGCCGCCATCGTCCGCTCCTCCCGGGGAAAGCCGTCGGGGGAGACGCTAGACATCGGGTCCGACAGTTCCGGCACGGGAATGGGGCGGGGGCTCGAGGAATCCGAGGTTCGCTCGAACGGGTGGTGGGCGTCGGCGGACGCCCACCACCGGTCAGAGATCGGCTGCCGCCGCGGTGTCCAGCAGCCACAGGGTGCGGCCGGTGCCGGTCGCGCCCGCCGCCGGGATGTCCACTTCGGACGCTCCGGCGAGGGCGGCGGCCACCGCCTCGGCCTTGGCCTCGCCCGTCGTCATCAACCACACCTCGCGCGCACGCCGGATGGCGGGCAACGTCAGGCTCACGCGGGTAGGCGGCGGTTTCGGGCAGTCGCGCACCGCGACCGCGGTCCGCTCCCGTTCGAGGACGGCCGGGGACGACGGGAACAACGACGCCGTGTGCCCCTCCTCGCCGACGCCCAGCAGGAACACGTCGAACTCCGGCATCGGGTCCAGCACGGCCGCGTACGCCGCCGCCGCCGCGTCCGGGTCGTCCCCGAACCGCCCGTCGGACGGCTCGACCGCGTGCACCCGCGACACCGGCACGTGGTCCAGGAACGCCGCCCGGGCCTGGGTCTCGTTGCGGTCCGGGTGACCGGCCGGCAGGAACCGCTCGTCCCCCCAGTACACGTCCACCCGCGACCAGTCGACCGCGTCCCGCGCCGACGCCCCCCGCAGCCGCTCCAGCACCGCGGTGCCGGTGCGCCCGCCGGTCAGCACCAGCGACGCCACGCCACGCACCCGCTGCGCGTCGACCAACGCCGTGATCAACCGCGCGGCCACGGCGGCGGCCAGCAGGTCGCCGTCGCGGTGCACCAGCACCTCGGGCCGGCTCACGTCCCCGCCTTCGCCTTCGCGCCGCGCTTCGCGACCACGGGCTCCTCCACCGGCTTGGGCTTGCGCGCGGCGGGCTTCACCGGCGCCCGACCGCGCACCACCTTGCCCAACGCGCGCAACGCCGTCTCGTACACCTCGTCCGGGTCGAGCCGGCGCAGCTCCTCGGCCAGGCAGTCCCGGGTCGACCGGCGCTGCAACGCCACCCGCCGCTCCGGCTGGCCGGGCTGCACCAGCGTGCCCACGCGGGCGTCCGGCCTGGTCAGGCTGACCGTCCCGGACCGCCGCTCCAGTTTCACGCTCACGATGCCCTCGCCGCCGGCAGCCCGTTGCCGCTTCACCGGCACCTTCAGGTACGCGGCCAGCCACGCGGCCAGCAGGTCGGTCGACGGCGAGTCGCCCTCGCCGCCGACCTCGGCGTCGGTGACCTTGTCGTAGGGCGGCAGGTCGAACGCGGACGCGAGCATCGCCCGCCACAACGTCAACCGGGTCCACGCCAGGTCCGTGTCGCCCGGCGTGTACGACGCCTTGCGCTGCTCCAACGCCTTGATCGGGTTCTTCTCGGCCGCCGCGTCGGTGATCCGCCGCTGCGCGAGCTGCCCGATCGGGTCCTGTGCGGGCACGGCCGGCGCCTCGTTCGGCCACCACGCCACGACCGGGATGTCCGGCAGCAGCAACGGGACCACGCACGACGCGCCCTCGTTGGCCAGCTCCCCGTACAGCCGCAGCACGATCACCTCGGACGCG includes the following:
- a CDS encoding serine/threonine-protein kinase — protein: MTTPTPNVAAALPHYDLGPQIGRGGMGVVYSAVHRPLNRPVAIKRLPGVLAEDERMSARFEHEARLLARLDHPHIVPVYDYVRDRGEHLLVMEKLDGGTVWSRFTAEGFTPARSCALVLAMLSGLHAAHGAGVLHLDIKPKNLLFTAQGVLKVADFGISQVVSEGATLVTHAGQVLGTPAYLSPEQALGNPLTPAADVYGAGTVLYELLSGRLPFDSGGGALAMIQRHVHQDPRPLGEVPEPLASVVMRAIQREPRHRYRNAETFAIDLAGAAAAVFGREWLVRAGVPVHLTPQVAAASSRPAPDPAERRDTLDVPVRATIVEQVPPVVRFGQETLVPAHELLETRPARWFALAAALLAVLLVVLPFALPDRELPPLSADLGRPVPVMVPADTTTARLDVRLAGFQVAEAAGTIENGAAVFELPGAARWIVGGAVDAEVTTNTGGKSYSLRPTPNPMISIMGVGSAVLLLFTVAYLESLLRSVRRRRAGTAAIVASAPLGFGLGVAVLFLPSVLMRHEPQLTPALACGVLGAGAAVCLTIATRRLSSRVRRSPAGT
- a CDS encoding sensor histidine kinase, with protein sequence MPSVTAAQYGDNRRMAEAGGRTLTGDAVEMLPGAGYTDVPAQRATSAARGLTFTRRRQWIFDVAAVVVAALDVSLRVVPESQPYQWVLSIIAVAAVAFRRRFPFLVVLVTFPGFFAGWAQLAAMIALGTLARRKLLTTPTYVGAAMVWMSRFFLWPVDEFLKLDWRTHVHDAIYGCIVAGMPIAIGLLAHAREQLSARIAELAESRERERMLHAHAVRADERARLAREMHDVVSHQVSLIAMQAGALRMAAADPNAKQVAGTIRTLSTRTLEELRQLVSVLRTTNGDDSPQPRIEDLPQLVAGAGFPVRLAVEVDSLPAPVSGAVYRTVQEALTNVRKHADGAATSVRIAAVGEELRVEVHNEPSAHPDRRRLPGGGHGLVGLRERAALLNGVFEAGPSEDGGFSVRVTFPLGCAAHGS
- a CDS encoding VOC family protein, giving the protein MGLDLFAGLPVGDYAGALDWYGKLFGGPPSFVVSDTEAVWELADHRSVYVEHLPGRAGGAMVTLFVDDLDERVTAASARGVEPSSRETYANGVRKVVYVDPDGNEIGFGGAPVAV
- the pgl gene encoding 6-phosphogluconolactonase, yielding MSRPEVLVHRDGDLLAAAVAARLITALVDAQRVRGVASLVLTGGRTGTAVLERLRGASARDAVDWSRVDVYWGDERFLPAGHPDRNETQARAAFLDHVPVSRVHAVEPSDGRFGDDPDAAAAAYAAVLDPMPEFDVFLLGVGEEGHTASLFPSSPAVLERERTAVAVRDCPKPPPTRVSLTLPAIRRAREVWLMTTGEAKAEAVAAALAGASEVDIPAAGATGTGRTLWLLDTAAAADL
- the opcA gene encoding glucose-6-phosphate dehydrogenase assembly protein OpcA translates to MIIDLPSTTTSQVNSKLVQLREEGGAVTLGRVLTLVIVTDDGAKTEDAVDAANDASREHPCRVIVVARGARKAAPRLDAQIRVGGDAGASEVIVLRLYGELANEGASCVVPLLLPDIPVVAWWPNEAPAVPAQDPIGQLAQRRITDAAAEKNPIKALEQRKASYTPGDTDLAWTRLTLWRAMLASAFDLPPYDKVTDAEVGGEGDSPSTDLLAAWLAAYLKVPVKRQRAAGGEGIVSVKLERRSGTVSLTRPDARVGTLVQPGQPERRVALQRRSTRDCLAEELRRLDPDEVYETALRALGKVVRGRAPVKPAARKPKPVEEPVVAKRGAKAKAGT